One genomic window of Methanosarcina acetivorans C2A includes the following:
- the nadE gene encoding NAD(+) synthase encodes MQITEGSVTQTMENNAGQLTKNNAGKLVDTGNVQILEELNRDIDKLAASLRGFIREQVTAFKKKGVVLGVSGGVDSAVTLTLCVQEFGKEKVYGLLLPEKESAPSSKTLGAEICESLGVSYEEVPISPILEALNIYEKKDQVLKRACPEYDPEIHKTSLVLPDFLDRELLNVPYIRLIKDGETVAKHRLKAADYLELIGLQGVKQRSRMLVQYMYAEKMNYVVCGTTNKTEVVLGQYVKYGDGGVDLEPLADCYKTQVYALAKHLGVNEAIIKRPPSADTWSHYTTDEEFYWRMPMHIIDQLLYSREHNMSLEVTEKNTGLPRDTIEKAWRHIDRVKDTTEYIRAVPPVFYLDR; translated from the coding sequence ATGCAGATAACTGAAGGTAGTGTAACGCAAACTATGGAGAATAATGCAGGGCAGTTAACTAAAAATAACGCCGGAAAGTTAGTGGACACTGGCAACGTTCAAATTCTTGAGGAACTGAACAGAGATATTGATAAGCTTGCTGCAAGCCTCAGGGGCTTTATACGGGAGCAGGTCACGGCTTTTAAGAAAAAAGGAGTGGTTCTGGGGGTTTCCGGAGGTGTTGACTCCGCCGTAACCCTTACGCTTTGCGTACAGGAGTTCGGCAAGGAAAAAGTATACGGTCTTCTTCTCCCGGAAAAAGAATCGGCTCCTTCAAGCAAGACCCTTGGAGCAGAAATCTGTGAAAGCCTTGGGGTTTCGTACGAGGAGGTCCCGATTTCTCCAATCCTGGAAGCCCTTAATATTTATGAGAAGAAAGATCAGGTTTTAAAGAGAGCCTGTCCCGAATATGATCCCGAAATACACAAAACCTCACTGGTTTTGCCTGATTTCCTTGACCGGGAACTTTTGAATGTTCCTTATATCCGGCTGATAAAAGACGGGGAAACGGTTGCCAAACACAGGTTGAAGGCAGCCGATTATCTGGAACTTATCGGGCTGCAGGGGGTCAAACAGAGGTCAAGAATGTTAGTCCAGTATATGTATGCCGAAAAAATGAATTACGTTGTTTGCGGCACAACAAACAAGACCGAGGTTGTCCTGGGTCAATATGTCAAATATGGGGACGGCGGCGTAGACCTCGAACCGCTTGCAGACTGCTATAAGACCCAGGTCTATGCTCTGGCAAAGCACCTCGGAGTAAATGAGGCGATCATAAAACGCCCTCCAAGTGCCGACACCTGGAGCCATTATACAACTGACGAGGAGTTTTACTGGCGTATGCCCATGCACATTATAGACCAGCTCCTGTATTCTCGAGAACACAACATGTCTTTAGAGGTAACTGAAAAGAACACCGGGCTTCCCAGAGATACCATCGAAAAAGCCTGGAGGCATATCGACCGGGTAAAGGACACCACTGAGTATATACGGGCTGTACCCCCGGTCTTCTATCTGGACAGGTAA
- a CDS encoding class I adenylate-forming enzyme family protein, which yields MRIDAYIAEHARNTPHQTALEEGKKSISYSCLDEDISTIASFLTDFEHCGFAILAESGIQYIKMLMAVYRSGNIAIPLPIELPGLSLERILDAARINNIIATKKQYLRFGNGFFERFGTVIVVSDDTAVEVLSKRVVCERNNPELRLVLYTSGTTGTPKGVMLSDKNLVANARSIIEVLNISSKDKGALVISPHHAFGNSIINSHLMAGGSVRTGTMNFMDPVFNLIESGVSIFYGVPSTYRILLRYPERFKKAFANVRTAASAGGAMDMSIVRSIRELSPGMQILPMYGQTEATARLAYLPTEDVDEFFDTIGKAIPGVTLDVFDSENRPVEPGITGELVARGDNILLGYLNDEEATEMKIIDGWMHTGDLAQKLPCGYLRLLGRKDDLIKIGDHRVNPREIEKEIEMNNEVSSVFVVPVFHELMGSAISLMVISNQETDVDTILAFCRKNLPGYLYPREILFIDHLPLSENGKISNRSIIEEYQHVKASM from the coding sequence ATGAGAATTGATGCTTATATCGCTGAACATGCCAGAAATACTCCTCACCAGACCGCACTAGAAGAGGGGAAAAAGTCCATTTCTTACAGCTGCCTTGATGAGGATATAAGCACAATTGCCTCATTTCTGACCGACTTTGAGCACTGCGGATTTGCAATACTCGCGGAGTCCGGCATACAGTACATAAAAATGCTTATGGCAGTATACCGATCAGGTAACATTGCAATCCCTCTGCCAATCGAATTGCCAGGGTTAAGCCTTGAACGAATTCTTGACGCTGCACGCATCAATAACATAATTGCAACGAAAAAACAATACTTAAGGTTCGGAAACGGATTTTTTGAACGTTTTGGAACCGTGATCGTTGTTTCTGATGATACAGCAGTGGAGGTCCTCAGCAAAAGGGTGGTATGCGAGAGAAACAATCCCGAACTGAGGCTGGTTCTTTATACCTCGGGTACAACAGGCACTCCCAAGGGGGTTATGTTGAGCGACAAAAACCTGGTAGCAAACGCCAGGTCGATAATCGAGGTTCTGAACATAAGCTCAAAAGATAAAGGAGCACTGGTAATCTCTCCGCATCATGCCTTCGGGAACTCGATAATCAATTCCCACCTGATGGCCGGAGGGTCGGTCCGTACGGGAACGATGAATTTCATGGATCCGGTTTTTAATCTCATTGAATCCGGAGTATCCATCTTCTATGGAGTGCCCAGTACCTATCGTATTCTTCTCAGATACCCTGAAAGGTTCAAAAAAGCCTTTGCGAATGTCAGGACCGCTGCGTCGGCCGGCGGAGCCATGGACATGTCTATCGTACGGAGTATCAGGGAGTTAAGTCCGGGTATGCAGATTCTGCCAATGTACGGTCAGACGGAAGCTACAGCAAGGCTTGCCTACCTGCCGACAGAGGATGTGGACGAATTTTTCGATACGATAGGAAAGGCGATTCCAGGGGTTACCCTGGATGTCTTTGACTCTGAAAACAGGCCAGTAGAACCTGGTATCACAGGCGAGCTTGTTGCCCGGGGGGACAATATCCTGCTGGGTTACCTTAATGATGAGGAAGCAACTGAAATGAAGATCATCGACGGGTGGATGCATACGGGAGATCTGGCGCAGAAACTTCCTTGCGGATACCTCAGGCTGCTTGGTCGTAAGGACGACCTCATCAAAATAGGTGACCACCGGGTTAACCCGAGGGAAATCGAGAAAGAGATCGAGATGAACAATGAGGTTTCCAGCGTTTTTGTTGTGCCCGTATTCCACGAGCTTATGGGCAGTGCGATCAGCCTCATGGTCATATCAAATCAGGAAACTGACGTCGATACGATTCTTGCTTTTTGCAGGAAGAACCTGCCAGGCTACCTGTATCCCAGAGAGATCCTCTTCATTGACCATCTTCCGCTGAGCGAGAACGGGAAAATCTCCAACAGGTCCATTATAGAGGAGTATCAGCATGTCAAAGCTAGTATGTAA
- a CDS encoding acyl carrier protein, protein MEQVRDNILDYLKENSFMEREAVLGDNDSLTQNGIMDSIGLLELIDYICETYSIEIPEEMLTPENFDSLEGITTLINRLAK, encoded by the coding sequence ATGGAACAAGTAAGGGATAATATACTTGATTATTTGAAGGAAAATTCTTTCATGGAACGAGAAGCTGTTCTTGGAGATAATGATTCGCTCACCCAGAATGGCATCATGGACTCTATCGGTTTACTTGAATTGATAGACTACATCTGTGAAACATACTCTATCGAAATTCCTGAAGAAATGCTGACTCCGGAGAATTTCGATTCTCTGGAGGGAATCACTACCCTGATAAACAGACTGGCGAAGTGA
- a CDS encoding 4'-phosphopantetheinyl transferase family protein codes for MYTENSIILSSVPLKNLPNLWAQNDVLIFLIDLGDYDTLSMECLNNSEREHFEKLKTAYFKKRYVVSRTVLKHILCQLLNKNSVLQIATYKDEFGEVHILNHNELHICLSYSENIATLSVSKVKVGIDVEIKRPMALKNTLKYLQPASPFSGKSESDTYVLIEWTLREAYCKFSNKPMLSVLSKEPDFNNTFYSSYLLDNKYIFSLITDSDSHTIKISRLGKISSD; via the coding sequence ATGTACACAGAGAATTCGATTATACTCTCCTCCGTTCCTCTGAAAAACCTCCCTAACTTATGGGCACAAAACGATGTTCTCATCTTTCTTATTGATCTGGGTGATTATGATACGCTGAGTATGGAATGTCTCAACAACAGTGAAAGAGAACATTTTGAAAAACTTAAAACAGCATATTTCAAAAAAAGATATGTTGTCTCCAGAACGGTTTTGAAACATATCCTATGCCAGCTCCTCAACAAAAATTCTGTCCTTCAGATCGCTACTTACAAAGATGAGTTTGGGGAAGTGCATATACTCAACCACAATGAGCTGCATATCTGTCTCTCTTATTCTGAAAATATCGCAACTCTTTCAGTTTCAAAGGTTAAGGTTGGTATTGATGTCGAAATTAAAAGACCGATGGCACTGAAAAATACTTTGAAATACCTACAACCTGCATCTCCGTTTTCTGGTAAATCGGAAAGTGACACCTACGTTCTGATTGAGTGGACTTTGAGAGAGGCTTATTGCAAGTTTTCCAATAAGCCTATGTTATCCGTTCTCAGTAAAGAGCCGGACTTCAATAATACTTTTTATTCAAGCTATTTACTGGACAATAAATACATCTTTTCCCTCATTACTGATTCGGACTCACATACTATTAAGATCAGCCGCCTCGGGAAAATCAGTTCTGATTGA
- the tnpB gene encoding IS200/IS605 family element RNA-guided endonuclease TnpB gives MMKTFKFRLYPTTAQSVQLNQHIGSCRFVYNWALDQKIKTYEQTGKSISRFDLNKLIPTLKASNEWLGEVNSQSLQGMTKQVESAFTRFFREKNGFPKFRSKKNPIQSFPVPQHYFVNFENNTVKLPKIGEIKAVLHRKFEGELKTATVSRTCKGHYYISILVEDGRELPTKQSFSESTTVGIDVGIRDFAVLSTGEKIENPKYLKNSLQRLKVLQKRVSRKQNGSKNRAKAKKRLAVLYDKITNQSNDFQNKLSFRLVSENQAVALETLNVKGMVKNHHLAQAISDSAWSSFGTKLEYKAEWLGKTVLRIGQFEPSSKLCSVCGYYNKELQLKDREWTCPDCKTKHDRDINAAINIKKFALIDQNLIGL, from the coding sequence ATGATGAAAACGTTCAAATTTAGACTTTATCCTACAACTGCACAATCTGTTCAATTGAATCAGCATATAGGTAGCTGCAGGTTTGTTTATAATTGGGCACTTGATCAGAAAATCAAAACTTACGAACAAACAGGGAAATCAATTTCCAGATTTGACTTAAACAAATTAATTCCTACTCTGAAGGCTTCTAATGAATGGTTAGGAGAAGTAAATTCACAATCATTGCAGGGAATGACTAAACAGGTTGAATCCGCTTTCACTCGATTTTTCAGAGAAAAGAACGGTTTTCCTAAGTTCAGGTCAAAAAAGAATCCTATACAATCGTTCCCTGTACCTCAACACTATTTTGTGAACTTTGAAAATAATACCGTAAAACTTCCCAAAATCGGGGAAATTAAAGCGGTTCTTCATAGGAAGTTTGAAGGCGAGCTTAAAACAGCTACCGTTTCAAGGACTTGTAAAGGACATTACTACATCAGTATTCTTGTTGAAGATGGTAGAGAGCTTCCAACAAAGCAATCTTTTTCAGAATCAACTACGGTAGGTATAGATGTAGGTATCAGAGATTTTGCAGTCCTTTCTACAGGTGAAAAAATAGAGAATCCTAAATACCTGAAAAACTCACTTCAAAGGCTTAAAGTACTTCAGAAAAGAGTATCAAGGAAACAGAATGGCTCTAAGAACAGGGCAAAAGCCAAAAAGAGGCTTGCTGTACTCTATGACAAAATAACGAATCAGAGTAATGATTTTCAGAACAAACTTTCTTTCAGACTTGTTAGCGAAAACCAAGCCGTAGCTCTGGAAACTCTGAATGTTAAAGGCATGGTTAAGAATCATCATTTAGCACAGGCTATTAGTGATTCGGCATGGAGTAGCTTCGGTACAAAGTTAGAATATAAGGCTGAATGGTTAGGGAAAACTGTCTTGAGAATAGGACAATTTGAACCATCTTCTAAACTCTGTAGTGTTTGCGGATATTACAATAAAGAGCTTCAATTAAAAGACAGAGAATGGACTTGCCCTGATTGTAAAACAAAACATGATAGAGATATTAATGCCGCTATCAATATCAAGAAATTTGCTCTTATAGATCAAAATCTAATTGGATTGTAA
- a CDS encoding DUF2551 domain-containing protein: MIKYLGRDDNGIRKVVLNLFLTGDKFTTGEVYDFLDKGNFEVSYRGVSAMVGLMNTRLGILSINVTGDHNVYSLKESYKNIVGSVLENY; the protein is encoded by the coding sequence TTGATAAAGTATCTCGGCAGGGACGATAACGGGATACGCAAGGTTGTGCTCAATCTCTTCCTGACCGGAGACAAGTTCACCACCGGTGAAGTTTATGACTTCCTCGATAAAGGAAATTTCGAGGTAAGCTACCGGGGAGTGTCAGCCATGGTCGGGCTCATGAATACCAGGCTTGGAATCCTGAGCATAAATGTCACAGGGGATCATAACGTATATTCCCTGAAAGAGAGTTATAAAAACATTGTCGGTTCTGTTCTTGAGAATTACTGA
- the uppS gene encoding polyprenyl diphosphate synthase, with translation MVPWNKGAFRAGLRFVKNRTFSMFYQEYEQLLEKEILSSEIPDHIAVIMDGNRRYAGQRGRTRSFGHAMGAEVTEQVIEWCYEIGVKELTLYAFSTENFQRSEEEVDGLFNLINEKFLKLYNDKRTYEKETQIRVIGDRTKLPAFLNKSIEKIEKATETHRKFNLNVAIAYGGRQDIMQAVRDIAACVSSGKLSLEDVDENLISKHLYPAPGVSVPNVDLIVRTGGDERVSNFLPWQANGSECATYFCAPFWPEFRKIDLLRSIRVYQARKDEKKQENSYRVSKVINFLGVGKYGEKSEELGQLLPLKKQGVA, from the coding sequence ATGGTACCGTGGAATAAAGGAGCCTTCCGGGCAGGGCTTCGCTTTGTGAAAAATAGGACGTTCAGCATGTTCTACCAAGAGTATGAACAGCTGCTTGAAAAAGAGATTTTAAGTTCCGAAATCCCTGACCACATAGCTGTAATCATGGACGGAAACCGCAGATATGCGGGACAGCGGGGAAGAACCCGAAGCTTCGGGCACGCTATGGGGGCAGAAGTTACAGAACAGGTTATTGAGTGGTGTTATGAGATCGGAGTAAAAGAGCTTACCCTCTATGCCTTTTCCACGGAAAATTTCCAGCGTTCGGAAGAAGAGGTCGATGGACTTTTCAACCTGATCAATGAGAAGTTTCTGAAACTTTACAATGACAAAAGGACCTACGAAAAAGAGACACAGATCAGGGTAATAGGGGATAGAACAAAACTGCCGGCTTTTCTGAACAAGTCCATTGAAAAGATTGAAAAAGCCACCGAAACCCATAGAAAGTTTAACCTGAATGTGGCTATTGCTTATGGCGGCAGGCAGGACATAATGCAGGCAGTCCGGGATATTGCAGCCTGCGTTTCAAGTGGAAAACTCTCGCTTGAAGATGTTGATGAAAACCTGATCTCAAAACACCTCTACCCAGCTCCAGGAGTGTCTGTCCCGAATGTGGACCTGATCGTCCGCACCGGGGGCGATGAAAGAGTCTCCAACTTCCTGCCGTGGCAGGCTAACGGCAGCGAGTGTGCGACCTATTTCTGTGCTCCTTTCTGGCCGGAATTCCGAAAAATAGACCTTCTCCGCTCAATCAGAGTATATCAGGCCCGAAAAGACGAAAAAAAGCAGGAAAACTCATACCGGGTCTCAAAAGTTATAAATTTCCTCGGAGTGGGAAAATACGGGGAAAAAAGCGAAGAGCTAGGACAGCTCCTGCCGTTAAAAAAGCAGGGAGTGGCCTGA
- a CDS encoding thioredoxin domain-containing protein, whose translation MGKEQRKPNRLINEKSPYLLQHAYNPVDWYPWGEEAFEKARKENKPIFLSIGYSTCHWCHVMAHESFEDEEIARLMNEAFVSIKVDREERPDIDNIYMTVCQIILGRGGWPLTIIMTPGKKPFFAGTYIPKKSRFNQTGMTELIPRIKEIWDQQHEEVLDSAEKITSTIQNMIVESTGEGLGEEIIEEAYNDLLNSFDPEYGGFGRAPKFPTPHKISFLLRYWKRSGDPEALDMVEHTLDNMRSGGIYDHLGSGFHRYSTDNMWLLPHFEKMLYDQALTAIAYIEAYQVSGKDLYKETAEGILDYVLRDLTSPEGGFYCGEDADVEGEEGKYYLWTIEEVMSILGPEDSELIIKMFNLKRGGNFEEEIRGRKTGTNLFYMVHSPGSLAAELEIPVEEVESRVKSAREKLLKARYERKRPSLDDKVLTDWNGLMIAAFAKGFQVFGEEKYLKAAEKAADFLLETLYGPEKRLHHRYRDGVAGISGTSDDYAFLIHGLLELYEAGFELRYLKSAVSLNRELLEHFWDPENGGFYFTASDSEVLIFRKKEFTDAAIPSGNSFEMLNLLRLSRLIADPGMEETADRLERAFSKLIKKTPSGYTQFLSAFDFRLGPSYEVIISGKRESPDTVNMLEELWSYFTPNKVLVFRPEGENPEIADLAEYTKEQLPIEGKATAYVCQNYECQLPTTETREMLKLLNV comes from the coding sequence TTGGGAAAAGAACAAAGAAAACCTAACCGCCTGATTAACGAAAAGAGTCCTTATCTTCTACAACACGCCTATAATCCTGTGGACTGGTATCCCTGGGGAGAAGAGGCTTTTGAAAAAGCCAGAAAAGAAAATAAGCCTATTTTTCTCTCAATAGGATACTCTACCTGCCACTGGTGCCATGTGATGGCACATGAGTCTTTTGAGGACGAAGAGATTGCAAGACTCATGAACGAAGCTTTTGTTTCCATAAAAGTGGACAGGGAAGAAAGGCCCGACATTGATAATATTTACATGACTGTCTGCCAGATTATCCTTGGTAGAGGGGGCTGGCCTCTAACGATAATTATGACTCCGGGTAAGAAACCTTTTTTTGCAGGCACCTATATCCCGAAAAAATCACGCTTCAACCAGACAGGAATGACGGAACTGATCCCCAGGATAAAAGAAATCTGGGACCAGCAACATGAAGAAGTGCTTGATTCAGCTGAGAAGATTACATCCACCATCCAGAACATGATTGTAGAATCAACAGGTGAAGGGCTTGGAGAAGAGATAATCGAAGAAGCCTATAACGACCTGCTGAATTCATTTGATCCCGAGTACGGAGGCTTTGGAAGGGCTCCGAAATTCCCGACCCCGCACAAAATTTCCTTTTTGCTCCGCTACTGGAAACGCAGCGGGGACCCGGAAGCCCTTGATATGGTAGAACATACCCTGGACAATATGCGCAGCGGAGGAATTTATGACCATCTGGGATCGGGCTTTCACCGCTATTCCACGGATAACATGTGGCTCCTGCCTCACTTTGAGAAAATGTTATACGACCAGGCCCTTACCGCAATCGCATACATTGAAGCCTATCAGGTTAGCGGAAAAGACCTGTATAAAGAAACGGCAGAGGGAATCCTTGACTATGTTTTAAGGGACCTGACATCCCCGGAAGGTGGGTTTTACTGCGGAGAGGATGCCGATGTTGAAGGGGAAGAAGGAAAGTACTACCTGTGGACCATAGAAGAGGTCATGAGTATCCTTGGCCCTGAGGACTCCGAACTGATTATTAAAATGTTTAACTTGAAAAGGGGAGGCAACTTTGAAGAAGAGATCAGAGGCAGAAAAACCGGAACAAACCTCTTCTATATGGTCCACTCGCCGGGTTCCCTTGCAGCCGAACTTGAGATCCCCGTAGAAGAAGTTGAAAGCAGGGTAAAAAGCGCCCGGGAGAAACTCCTTAAAGCCAGGTACGAGCGCAAAAGGCCTTCACTGGACGACAAGGTCCTGACCGACTGGAACGGGCTCATGATCGCCGCCTTTGCAAAAGGTTTCCAGGTTTTCGGGGAGGAAAAGTATCTGAAAGCCGCAGAAAAAGCCGCGGATTTTCTCCTGGAAACCCTTTACGGCCCCGAAAAAAGGCTGCATCACCGCTACAGGGACGGAGTTGCGGGAATTTCCGGAACTTCCGATGACTACGCTTTCCTGATACATGGGCTCCTGGAACTTTATGAGGCCGGGTTCGAGCTGCGCTACCTCAAATCAGCCGTTTCCCTGAACAGAGAGCTGCTTGAACATTTCTGGGATCCGGAGAACGGGGGGTTCTATTTCACAGCCAGCGATAGCGAAGTTCTGATCTTCAGAAAAAAGGAGTTTACGGATGCAGCAATCCCATCAGGGAACTCATTTGAAATGTTGAATCTTCTGCGCCTCTCCAGGCTAATTGCCGACCCCGGAATGGAAGAAACTGCTGACAGGCTCGAACGCGCATTTTCAAAGCTGATCAAAAAAACTCCTTCAGGGTATACTCAGTTTCTGTCTGCCTTTGATTTCAGACTGGGCCCTTCATACGAAGTAATTATTTCAGGAAAACGCGAGTCTCCGGATACAGTGAATATGCTCGAAGAGCTCTGGAGCTACTTCACACCCAATAAGGTGCTGGTTTTCAGGCCCGAAGGAGAAAATCCCGAAATTGCAGACCTTGCGGAATATACAAAAGAACAGCTCCCTATTGAAGGGAAAGCAACTGCATACGTCTGCCAGAACTATGAATGCCAGCTTCCTACCACCGAAACCAGAGAGATGTTAAAGCTGCTTAATGTCTGA
- a CDS encoding cytochrome b5 domain-containing protein, translating into MKEYTLEELSEYNGKNGKIYIAYDGQVYDVSDSYMWEDGTHQGLHDSGQDLSDAMDNEAPHGPEVFKDYPVVGTLKK; encoded by the coding sequence ATGAAAGAGTATACACTTGAAGAACTTTCAGAGTACAACGGGAAGAACGGCAAGATTTACATCGCCTATGACGGGCAGGTATACGACGTATCAGACAGTTACATGTGGGAAGACGGGACTCACCAGGGGCTCCATGATTCAGGGCAGGATCTCTCGGACGCTATGGACAACGAAGCGCCCCACGGCCCTGAGGTTTTTAAGGATTACCCGGTTGTCGGAACTTTGAAAAAATAA
- a CDS encoding pyridoxamine 5'-phosphate oxidase family protein codes for MKDEIASAVPQELEEKEGEKPVEKKGLEKKELLEQLKEFFESQLLAVLATQNGTAPYVSLVAFASDEKLKYILFSTTKATRKYSNLSENHSVSLLIDNRKNAIEDFRDAMAVTVLGKVEPVEDFEHSIMEKIYLMKHPHLVDFLQSPTTVFLKIRAEKYIVVTRFQHVVEVSV; via the coding sequence ATGAAAGATGAGATTGCATCCGCTGTTCCTCAGGAACTGGAAGAAAAGGAAGGGGAAAAACCTGTAGAAAAGAAAGGGCTCGAAAAAAAAGAACTGCTTGAACAACTGAAAGAATTTTTTGAATCCCAGCTTCTTGCCGTCCTGGCAACACAAAACGGAACAGCACCTTACGTGAGCCTTGTTGCATTTGCCTCGGATGAAAAGCTGAAATATATTCTTTTTTCTACCACGAAAGCAACCAGAAAATACTCAAATCTGTCAGAAAATCATTCTGTCTCCCTGTTGATTGACAACAGGAAGAACGCAATCGAAGATTTTAGAGATGCAATGGCTGTGACAGTGCTCGGGAAAGTCGAACCCGTCGAGGACTTCGAACACAGCATAATGGAAAAAATCTATCTGATGAAGCACCCGCATCTCGTGGATTTTTTGCAGTCGCCTACAACGGTTTTTCTGAAAATACGGGCGGAAAAATATATTGTTGTGACCCGTTTCCAGCACGTTGTTGAAGTTTCGGTTTAA
- a CDS encoding PEP/pyruvate-binding domain-containing protein, with translation MQRPLLQGVHTSYVNICGAQAALRHLRLIRAFPWANMTLLYRKEIGLDILDSAMAVLVQEMIDGKVSGVAFGKNPDKEAEAVVEAVYGLNRGIVDSTVEPDSWTLPTAEKTSRTGSTGIKYNCDKTLSSSPCS, from the coding sequence GTGCAAAGACCTCTTTTGCAGGGGGTGCACACCTCATATGTCAATATATGCGGAGCCCAGGCTGCCCTGCGGCATCTCCGCCTTATCCGGGCTTTCCCCTGGGCGAATATGACTCTCCTGTATCGAAAAGAAATAGGGCTCGATATTCTCGACAGTGCAATGGCTGTTCTGGTCCAGGAAATGATAGATGGCAAAGTATCGGGGGTTGCTTTCGGAAAAAATCCCGATAAAGAAGCTGAAGCCGTTGTCGAAGCCGTATACGGACTTAACCGGGGGATTGTTGATAGCACTGTGGAGCCTGACAGCTGGACTCTTCCCACAGCAGAAAAAACATCCCGGACTGGCTCAACCGGGATTAAGTATAACTGCGATAAAACCTTATCTTCCTCTCCATGCTCATAG
- a CDS encoding adenylate kinase family protein, whose amino-acid sequence MLIGLTGTPGTGKTSVSKLLEKKRQWKIIHLNELIKEEHLYTEVDEKRDSVVADMELVRSRLPELINEMEKEPANKVVILESHLAHYITDIVIVLRAYPPELKKRLEKRGYSEEKVNENAEAESIDLILAEAFEWCDKVFEINTTGRTAEETAGDVEKIIDSLLSGKEEQLQEYGPGSLDWIDSVP is encoded by the coding sequence ATGCTCATAGGACTTACGGGCACGCCTGGTACGGGAAAGACCTCGGTAAGCAAGCTTCTCGAAAAAAAAAGGCAGTGGAAGATAATTCACCTTAACGAATTGATCAAAGAAGAACACCTCTATACCGAGGTTGATGAAAAAAGGGATTCGGTAGTTGCGGATATGGAACTTGTCCGAAGCCGTCTTCCTGAGCTCATTAATGAAATGGAAAAGGAGCCGGCAAACAAAGTGGTAATTCTTGAGAGCCACCTTGCCCACTACATAACCGATATCGTAATCGTGCTAAGGGCTTATCCGCCCGAGCTGAAAAAAAGGCTGGAAAAACGCGGATATTCCGAAGAAAAGGTAAACGAAAACGCAGAAGCCGAATCGATAGATTTGATCCTGGCAGAAGCTTTTGAATGGTGTGACAAAGTTTTTGAAATAAACACGACTGGCAGAACTGCGGAAGAGACCGCAGGAGATGTGGAAAAAATCATAGATTCTCTCCTGAGCGGAAAAGAAGAACAACTGCAGGAATACGGCCCGGGTTCCCTTGACTGGATAGATTCGGTACCCTGA
- a CDS encoding nicotinamide-nucleotide adenylyltransferase, producing the protein MMRAFYIGRFQPYHFGHHAVITRIAEEVDELVIGIGSAQKSHEATDPFTAGERVLMLYNALENLPVRHYVLPIEDVRYNSIWVHHVASRTPRFDVVYSNNPLVIQLFREAGFCVKESPLYVRERYSGTEIRRRMIAGEKWEHLVPKPVAETIKDIDGITRLRNVSASDSNFSL; encoded by the coding sequence ATGATGCGAGCTTTCTATATCGGACGTTTTCAGCCGTATCATTTCGGGCACCATGCCGTAATTACGCGGATTGCCGAAGAGGTGGACGAACTGGTCATAGGTATAGGAAGTGCCCAGAAGAGCCATGAAGCCACCGATCCGTTCACGGCAGGGGAAAGGGTACTGATGCTCTATAATGCGCTTGAGAACCTTCCCGTCCGTCATTACGTCCTTCCTATCGAAGATGTCAGGTATAACTCTATCTGGGTCCACCACGTCGCATCCAGAACCCCTCGTTTTGACGTGGTGTACTCGAACAATCCTCTCGTTATCCAGCTTTTCCGGGAAGCCGGGTTCTGCGTTAAGGAGTCTCCCCTTTATGTCAGGGAAAGGTACTCCGGGACTGAAATCAGGAGAAGGATGATTGCCGGAGAAAAATGGGAGCACCTTGTTCCGAAGCCCGTTGCGGAAACAATCAAAGATATTGACGGAATAACCCGTCTGAGGAATGTTTCTGCAAGCGATAGCAACTTTTCTTTATAA